From one Streptomyces sp. Q6 genomic stretch:
- a CDS encoding NADH-quinone oxidoreductase subunit NuoF, with protein MTSKTTTLVYVPRDSAARSVGADEVAARLQQAADQGEFDLHVVRNGSRGMLWLEPLVEVVTEQGRIGYGPVTADDVPGLLAAGMLDGADHPLRLGLIDRLPWLARQNRVTFARVGVIDPLSPQDYLAHGGLRGLRSALAREPADVVAEVTDSGLRGRGGAGFPAGIKWKTVLDCQGAGAETKFVCCNADEGDSGTFADRMVMEGDPFLLIEGMAIAAHAVGAGEGYVYIRSEYPDAIATMRAAIGIAREQGWLGRKILGSSLDFDLHVRVGAGAYICGEETSMLESLEGKRGMVRAKPPIPAIEGLFGKPTVVNNVLTLTTVPVVLADGAKAYQDLGVGRSRGTQVFQLGGNIKRGGIVETAFGITLRELIEDYGGGSLSGRPIRAVQVGGPLGAYLPEAQFDLPMDYEAFAEAGAMLGHGGVVVFDDSVDMAAQARFAMEFCAEESCGKCTPCRVGSVRGVEVIDKIVAGTHRDENLALLEDLCDLMTDGSLCAMGGLTPMPVRSALAHFPDDFLGGRRLLEIHPVQTTGTRTEGTA; from the coding sequence GTGACTTCGAAGACGACGACCCTCGTGTACGTCCCCCGCGACTCGGCCGCCCGCTCCGTCGGTGCCGACGAGGTGGCGGCGCGACTCCAACAGGCAGCCGATCAGGGTGAGTTCGACCTCCATGTCGTACGCAACGGCTCGCGCGGCATGCTGTGGCTCGAACCGCTCGTCGAGGTCGTGACCGAGCAGGGCCGGATCGGCTACGGGCCCGTCACTGCCGACGACGTGCCCGGCCTGCTCGCCGCCGGAATGCTCGACGGCGCCGACCACCCCCTGCGGCTCGGCCTCATCGACCGGCTCCCGTGGCTGGCGCGGCAGAACCGGGTCACGTTCGCGAGAGTCGGCGTGATCGATCCGCTCTCCCCGCAGGACTACCTCGCCCACGGCGGGCTGCGCGGACTGCGCTCCGCGCTCGCCCGGGAACCCGCCGACGTGGTCGCCGAGGTCACCGACTCCGGCCTGCGCGGACGCGGCGGCGCCGGATTCCCGGCGGGCATCAAGTGGAAGACGGTCCTCGACTGCCAGGGCGCGGGCGCCGAGACGAAGTTCGTCTGCTGCAACGCCGACGAGGGCGACAGCGGCACCTTCGCCGACCGCATGGTCATGGAGGGCGACCCGTTCCTGCTCATCGAGGGCATGGCGATCGCCGCCCACGCCGTCGGCGCCGGTGAGGGCTACGTCTACATCCGCTCCGAGTACCCGGACGCCATCGCCACGATGCGCGCCGCCATCGGCATCGCCCGCGAACAGGGCTGGCTCGGCCGGAAGATCCTCGGCTCCTCCCTCGACTTCGACCTGCACGTACGCGTCGGCGCCGGCGCGTACATCTGCGGCGAGGAGACCTCCATGCTGGAGAGCCTGGAGGGCAAGCGCGGCATGGTGCGCGCCAAGCCGCCGATCCCCGCGATCGAGGGCCTGTTCGGCAAACCGACCGTGGTCAACAACGTCCTCACGCTGACCACCGTCCCCGTCGTCCTCGCCGACGGCGCGAAGGCCTACCAGGACCTCGGCGTCGGCCGCTCCCGCGGTACCCAGGTCTTCCAGCTCGGCGGGAACATCAAGCGCGGCGGCATCGTCGAGACCGCCTTCGGCATCACCCTGCGCGAACTGATCGAGGACTACGGAGGCGGCAGCCTCAGCGGCCGGCCGATCAGGGCCGTACAGGTGGGCGGGCCGCTCGGCGCGTACCTCCCCGAGGCGCAGTTCGACCTGCCGATGGACTACGAGGCCTTCGCCGAGGCCGGCGCGATGCTCGGCCACGGCGGCGTGGTGGTCTTCGACGACTCCGTCGACATGGCGGCGCAGGCCCGGTTCGCGATGGAGTTCTGCGCCGAGGAGTCCTGCGGCAAGTGCACCCCGTGCCGCGTCGGTTCCGTGCGCGGCGTCGAGGTCATCGACAAGATCGTGGCCGGCACCCACCGGGACGAGAACCTCGCCCTGCTCGAAGACCTCTGCGACCTGATGACCGACGGCTCGCTGTGCGCGATGGGCGGACTGACGCCGATGCCGGTGCGCAGCGCGCTGGCCCACTTCCCCGACGACTTCCTCGGCGGCCGTCGACTCCTGGAGATCCACCCCGTACAGACGACCGGCACACGGACGGAGGGCACGGCATGA
- the fdhF gene encoding formate dehydrogenase subunit alpha, whose product MTLLKEPDFGTPERPGEATVSVEVDGIPVSVPEGTSVLRAAAEAGIDIPKLCATDSLEAFGSCRLCVVEIDGRRGTPASCTTPCADGMSVRTQTPKVEKLRQGVMELYLSDHPLDCLTCPANGDCELQDMAGVVGVRQVRYGYDGENHLDAQKDTSNPYFDFDPSKCIACSRCVRACGEVQGTFALTIEGRGFESKVAAGAGESFLDSECVSCGACVQACPTSTLQERSVVELGMPTRSVVTTCAYCGVGCSFKAELRGDELVRMVPHKDGGANEGHSCVKGRFAFGYATHPDRKLKPMVRDRITDPWREVDWDEAIGTVARRMREIQDRHGTGAIGAISSSRCTNEEVYVVQKMVRAAFGNNNIDTCARVCHSPTGYGLKQTFGESAGTQDFRSVAEADVIMVIGANPTDGHPVFASRMKRRLREGAELIVVDPRRIDLVRSPHIQAAHHLQLRPSTNVAVVNAMAHVVVTEGLADKGFVAARCEGYEEWAAFVGRDENSPEAVEDITGVPAAELRAAARLYASAPNGAIYYGLGVTEHSQGSTMVMGMANLAMACGNIGRDGVGVNPLRGQNNVQGSCDMGSFPHELPGYRHVSDDAVRGVFEDLWGGTILAEPGLRIPNMFDAAIDGTFRGLFVHGEDIAQSDPNLKHVTAALEAMDLVVVQDLFLNETAKFAHVFLPGASFLEKDGTFTNAERRINRVRSVMKPKSGRHEWQIVCDIATAMGHPMAYDHPSQIMDEIARVTPTFAGVSFDLIDKLGSVQWPCDEQAPEGTPVMHVDAFVRGKGKFVVTAYVPTKERSTRKFPLVLTTGRILSQYNVGAQTRRTGNVAWHAEDVLELHPHDAEERGIADGDLVTLASRVGATTLHARISDRMPPGVVYTTFHHPVTGANVVTTENSDWATNCPEYKVTAVQVGRARAEAAGPLVTAGD is encoded by the coding sequence ATGACGCTCCTGAAGGAACCCGACTTCGGCACCCCCGAGCGGCCGGGCGAGGCCACGGTCTCGGTCGAGGTCGACGGGATACCGGTGAGCGTGCCCGAAGGCACCTCGGTGCTGCGCGCCGCCGCCGAGGCGGGCATCGACATCCCCAAGCTCTGCGCCACCGACAGCCTGGAGGCGTTCGGTTCGTGCCGGCTGTGCGTGGTGGAGATCGACGGGCGGCGCGGCACCCCCGCCTCGTGCACCACCCCCTGCGCCGACGGCATGTCCGTGCGCACGCAGACGCCGAAGGTGGAGAAGCTGCGCCAGGGCGTCATGGAGTTGTACCTCTCCGACCACCCCCTCGACTGCCTGACCTGCCCCGCCAACGGCGACTGCGAACTCCAGGACATGGCGGGCGTGGTGGGCGTGCGCCAGGTCCGCTACGGCTACGACGGCGAGAACCACCTCGACGCGCAGAAGGACACCTCCAACCCGTACTTCGACTTCGACCCGTCCAAGTGCATCGCCTGCTCGCGCTGCGTACGGGCCTGCGGCGAGGTACAGGGCACGTTCGCGCTGACCATCGAGGGGCGGGGCTTCGAGTCCAAGGTCGCGGCGGGCGCGGGGGAGTCGTTCCTCGACTCCGAGTGCGTCTCCTGCGGCGCCTGCGTCCAGGCCTGTCCGACCTCGACCCTGCAAGAGCGCTCCGTCGTCGAACTCGGCATGCCCACCCGCTCGGTCGTCACCACCTGCGCGTACTGCGGCGTCGGATGCAGCTTCAAGGCGGAACTGCGCGGCGACGAACTCGTCCGCATGGTCCCCCACAAGGACGGGGGCGCCAACGAGGGCCACTCCTGCGTCAAGGGCCGCTTCGCGTTCGGCTACGCCACCCACCCCGACCGCAAGCTCAAGCCCATGGTCCGCGACCGGATCACCGACCCGTGGCGCGAGGTCGACTGGGACGAGGCGATCGGCACGGTCGCCCGCCGTATGCGCGAGATCCAGGACCGGCACGGGACGGGCGCGATCGGCGCGATCTCGTCGTCGCGGTGCACCAACGAAGAGGTGTACGTCGTCCAGAAGATGGTCCGCGCCGCCTTCGGCAACAACAACATCGACACCTGCGCCCGCGTCTGCCACTCACCCACCGGCTACGGCCTGAAGCAGACCTTCGGCGAGTCCGCGGGCACCCAGGACTTCCGCTCGGTCGCCGAGGCCGACGTCATCATGGTCATCGGCGCCAACCCGACCGACGGACACCCGGTGTTCGCCTCGCGGATGAAGCGGCGCCTGCGCGAGGGCGCGGAGCTGATCGTCGTCGACCCGCGCCGCATCGACCTGGTGCGCTCCCCGCACATCCAGGCGGCGCACCACCTCCAGCTGCGGCCCAGCACCAACGTGGCCGTGGTCAACGCCATGGCGCACGTCGTCGTCACCGAGGGTCTGGCCGACAAGGGGTTCGTCGCGGCGCGCTGCGAGGGCTACGAGGAGTGGGCCGCGTTCGTGGGCCGCGACGAGAACAGCCCCGAGGCCGTCGAGGACATCACCGGCGTCCCGGCCGCCGAACTGCGCGCCGCCGCCCGCCTCTACGCGAGCGCCCCCAACGGCGCCATCTACTACGGCCTCGGCGTCACCGAGCACAGCCAGGGCTCGACCATGGTCATGGGAATGGCCAACCTCGCGATGGCCTGCGGCAACATCGGCCGCGACGGCGTCGGCGTCAACCCGCTGCGCGGCCAGAACAACGTGCAGGGCTCCTGCGACATGGGCTCCTTCCCGCACGAACTGCCCGGCTACCGGCACGTCTCCGACGACGCGGTGCGCGGCGTCTTCGAGGACCTGTGGGGCGGCACGATCCTCGCCGAACCGGGCCTGCGCATCCCCAACATGTTCGACGCGGCGATCGACGGCACGTTCCGCGGCCTGTTCGTGCACGGCGAGGACATCGCCCAGTCCGACCCGAACCTGAAGCACGTCACGGCGGCGCTCGAAGCGATGGACCTGGTCGTCGTCCAGGACCTGTTCCTCAACGAGACCGCCAAGTTCGCGCACGTCTTCCTGCCCGGCGCCTCCTTCCTGGAGAAGGACGGCACGTTCACCAACGCCGAGCGCCGCATCAACCGGGTCCGCTCCGTGATGAAGCCGAAGTCGGGCCGGCACGAGTGGCAGATCGTCTGCGACATCGCCACCGCCATGGGCCACCCGATGGCGTACGACCACCCGTCGCAGATCATGGACGAGATCGCGCGGGTCACCCCCACCTTCGCGGGCGTCTCCTTCGACCTCATCGACAAGCTCGGCAGCGTCCAGTGGCCGTGCGACGAGCAGGCCCCCGAGGGCACTCCGGTCATGCACGTCGACGCGTTCGTGCGCGGCAAGGGCAAGTTCGTCGTCACGGCGTACGTACCGACGAAGGAGCGCAGCACGCGCAAGTTCCCGCTGGTCCTGACGACCGGCCGGATCCTGAGCCAGTACAACGTCGGCGCGCAGACCCGCCGCACCGGCAACGTCGCCTGGCACGCCGAGGACGTCCTCGAACTGCATCCGCACGACGCCGAGGAGCGCGGGATCGCCGACGGCGACCTCGTCACCCTCGCCAGCAGGGTCGGTGCGACGACCCTGCACGCGCGGATCTCCGACCGGATGCCGCCCGGCGTCGTCTACACCACGTTCCACCACCCCGTCACCGGCGCGAACGTGGTGACCACCGAGAACTCCGACTGGGCGACCAACTGCCCGGAGTACAAGGTGACCGCCGTCCAGGTCGGCCGGGCGCGGGCCGAGGCCGCCGGACCGCTCGTCACGGCGGGGGACTGA
- a CDS encoding formate dehydrogenase subunit delta has translation MAGALPAESRMANDIAAHHGHLPGPAAAEAIAGHLGRFWDPRMRERLFAAVDDGADELHPLVVAAVLLLR, from the coding sequence ATGGCGGGCGCGCTCCCGGCGGAGAGCCGGATGGCCAACGACATCGCCGCGCACCACGGTCACCTGCCGGGTCCGGCCGCCGCCGAGGCGATCGCCGGGCACCTGGGCCGGTTCTGGGACCCGCGCATGCGGGAGCGGCTCTTCGCCGCCGTCGACGACGGAGCGGACGAGCTCCACCCGCTCGTGGTCGCGGCGGTGCTCCTGCTGCGCTGA
- a CDS encoding 2-dehydropantoate 2-reductase produces MKIAVLGAGAIGAYVGAALHRGGADVHLVARGPHLRAIRQHGVRVLSARGDFTAHPHATDDPHEIGPVDYVFLGLKAHSYASSGALVAPLLGEHTAVVAGQNGIPWWYFHKLAGPYEGRRIEAVDPGGATSKVLAPERAVGCVVYPATVIESPGVIRHLEGTRFSLGEPGGGVSERCAALSEAMIAGGLKCPVEENLRDDIWIKLMGNAAFNPISALTRATMVDICRHPLTRTVVTRVMEEILDIAARVGSTPDISIEKRLRGAEGVGHHKTSMLQDLEAGKQLELDAIVTAVVEMADITGAEAPTLRTVHAATDLLARTAGP; encoded by the coding sequence ATGAAGATCGCAGTCCTCGGAGCCGGCGCCATCGGCGCCTACGTAGGAGCGGCGCTGCACCGCGGCGGCGCGGACGTCCATCTCGTCGCCCGCGGCCCGCACCTGCGGGCGATCCGGCAGCACGGCGTCCGCGTCCTCAGCGCGCGCGGCGACTTCACCGCCCACCCGCACGCCACCGACGACCCGCACGAGATCGGCCCCGTGGACTACGTGTTCCTCGGACTCAAGGCACACTCCTACGCCTCCAGCGGCGCACTCGTCGCCCCGCTCCTGGGCGAGCACACCGCCGTCGTCGCCGGACAGAACGGCATCCCCTGGTGGTACTTCCACAAGCTGGCGGGCCCCTACGAGGGCCGCAGGATCGAGGCCGTCGATCCGGGCGGCGCGACCAGCAAGGTGCTTGCCCCCGAGCGGGCCGTCGGCTGTGTCGTCTACCCCGCGACCGTCATCGAGTCCCCGGGCGTCATCCGGCACCTGGAAGGCACCCGGTTCTCCCTCGGCGAACCGGGCGGCGGCGTCTCGGAGCGCTGTGCGGCGCTGAGCGAGGCGATGATCGCGGGCGGACTCAAGTGCCCCGTCGAGGAGAACCTGCGCGACGACATCTGGATCAAGCTCATGGGCAACGCCGCCTTCAACCCGATCAGCGCCCTCACCCGGGCCACCATGGTCGACATCTGCCGCCACCCGCTCACCCGGACCGTGGTCACCCGCGTCATGGAGGAGATCCTCGACATCGCGGCCCGCGTCGGCAGCACCCCGGACATCTCCATCGAGAAGCGGCTGCGCGGCGCCGAGGGCGTGGGCCACCACAAGACGTCCATGCTCCAGGACCTCGAAGCCGGCAAGCAGTTGGAACTCGACGCCATCGTCACGGCGGTGGTGGAGATGGCCGACATCACCGGCGCCGAGGCCCCGACCCTGCGGACCGTGCACGCCGCCACGGACCTGCTGGCACGCACCGCGGGCCCCTAG
- a CDS encoding AMP-binding protein — protein sequence MSLLGRAGRPDLTADDALVMLTAGSTRRARMVPLTRANVAASVRNFCAAYALGPGDATVAVMPFFHGHGLFGTLLCSLAAGGRVALPADGRFSAATFWDDLRAADATWFTAVPTVHETLLEDLESREEEPRLPPLRFVRSCSAPLNAATQRALERTFAAPLLSAYGATECAHQISSEPLPERGALKHGSVGRASGVELRVVDQDGRACPAGVRGEVWVRGPAVARGHLAEGPATVRGFTDGWLRTGDLGALDEDGYLSLTGRIENLIVRGGRKISPEYVEDVLAGCPSVAEAVVFGVADAGQGQRVGAAVVVRGEESAGPDEILRYCRDRLAAVAVPDHIVVVPALPRTAQGGLDRAAVRDAYV from the coding sequence GTGTCCCTGCTCGGCCGTGCCGGGCGGCCCGACCTCACCGCCGACGACGCGCTCGTCATGCTCACCGCCGGGTCGACGCGCCGGGCCCGCATGGTGCCGCTGACCCGGGCCAACGTGGCCGCGTCCGTACGGAACTTCTGCGCCGCCTACGCGCTGGGGCCGGGCGACGCGACGGTGGCGGTGATGCCGTTCTTCCACGGGCACGGGCTGTTCGGCACGCTGCTGTGCTCCCTGGCGGCCGGCGGCCGGGTGGCGCTGCCCGCGGACGGCCGCTTCTCGGCGGCGACGTTCTGGGACGATCTGCGGGCAGCGGACGCCACGTGGTTCACGGCGGTGCCGACCGTGCACGAGACGCTCCTCGAAGACCTGGAGAGCCGGGAGGAGGAGCCGCGGCTGCCGCCGTTGCGGTTCGTGCGCAGTTGCAGCGCCCCGCTGAACGCCGCGACCCAGCGCGCCCTTGAACGCACGTTCGCCGCTCCGCTGCTGTCCGCGTACGGGGCGACCGAGTGCGCGCACCAGATCTCCAGCGAGCCGCTGCCGGAGCGCGGCGCCCTCAAGCACGGCTCGGTCGGCCGGGCGAGCGGGGTCGAGCTGCGGGTCGTGGATCAGGACGGTCGGGCCTGTCCGGCCGGGGTGCGGGGCGAGGTGTGGGTGCGCGGCCCCGCCGTCGCCCGCGGTCATCTCGCCGAAGGGCCCGCCACCGTACGGGGTTTCACGGACGGCTGGCTGCGCACCGGGGACCTGGGCGCGCTCGACGAGGACGGCTATCTGTCGCTGACCGGGCGCATCGAGAACCTCATCGTGCGCGGCGGCCGGAAGATCTCGCCCGAGTACGTGGAGGACGTGCTGGCCGGCTGCCCCTCCGTCGCCGAGGCCGTCGTGTTCGGTGTGGCCGACGCGGGACAGGGGCAGCGGGTGGGCGCCGCCGTGGTGGTGCGCGGGGAGGAGAGCGCCGGGCCGGACGAGATCCTGCGCTACTGCCGCGACCGGCTCGCCGCGGTGGCGGTCCCCGACCACATCGTCGTGGTGCCCGCGCTGCCCCGCACCGCCCAGGGCGGCCTCGACCGTGCCGCCGTGCGGGACGCGTACGTGTGA
- a CDS encoding AMP-binding protein encodes MAADQYRPPELSGPADLLDRPVRERPDAHALIVTGARAPVTYRCLAAMADQVAGTLAGAGLRRGDVVAVVSPNTVEFVVALLGAARAGLVVAPLDPALADGELAPRIAELGARAAVAPGGRSCADWVLRVDAGRAGAVDLSPARRCPCSAVPGGPTSPPTTRSSCSPPGRRAGPAWCR; translated from the coding sequence ATGGCCGCGGACCAGTACCGGCCCCCGGAGCTCTCGGGTCCGGCCGATCTGCTCGACCGCCCGGTGCGGGAACGGCCGGACGCCCACGCCCTGATCGTCACGGGTGCTCGGGCGCCGGTGACGTACCGGTGCCTCGCGGCCATGGCGGATCAGGTGGCGGGCACGCTCGCCGGGGCGGGGCTGCGCCGCGGGGACGTGGTCGCGGTGGTCTCGCCGAACACCGTCGAGTTCGTCGTCGCGCTGCTGGGTGCGGCGCGGGCCGGGCTGGTCGTCGCCCCGCTGGACCCGGCCCTCGCCGACGGCGAACTCGCCCCACGGATCGCGGAGTTGGGTGCGCGGGCCGCTGTCGCCCCGGGCGGGCGGTCCTGTGCCGACTGGGTGCTGCGGGTGGACGCGGGCCGGGCCGGTGCCGTGGACCTCTCCCCGGCCCGGCGGTGTCCCTGCTCGGCCGTGCCGGGCGGCCCGACCTCACCGCCGACGACGCGCTCGTCATGCTCACCGCCGGGTCGACGCGCCGGGCCCGCATGGTGCCGCTGA
- the oxc gene encoding oxalyl-CoA decarboxylase, which produces MTAPSTAENAADTTAATDAPAELTDGYHLVVDALKMNGVETVYGVVGIPVTDLARLAQAEGIRYIGFRHESNAGHAAAIAGYLTQKPGIALTVSAPGFLNGLVALANATTNCFPMVQISGSSERHLVDLKQGDYEEMDQLAAAQPFVKAAYRVSRVEDIGRGIARALRTAVSGRPGGVYLDIPAAVLGSVMDKEAGAGTLSRLVDPAPRQLPAPEAVDRAIDLLANAERPLVVLGKGAAYAQADDKVRTFIESTGIPYVPMSMAKGLLPDDHPQSVATARSLALKKADVVMLVGARLNWLLNHGERGWNPDAKFIQIDIEAKEMDSNQPISAPLVGDIESVLDQLADRTKPGQIAAPAAWREELAARSAQNVAKMAKRLEADPHPMQFMGALKAVRDVVHQHPDTYIVNEGANTLDIARNVIDMHHPRRRLDSGTWGVMGIGMGYAIAAAVESGGAPVVAIEGDSAFGFSGMEIETICRYHLPVITVIMNNGGVYRGDEVIGEGPAPTTLMSAARHDRMIEAFGGTGYRATTPAEVTAALSEAIAAGGPALIDCVIDPSAGTESGHIAHLNPKGITAGNFTPAAK; this is translated from the coding sequence ATGACCGCTCCCTCGACCGCTGAGAACGCCGCTGACACCACGGCGGCAACGGACGCGCCGGCCGAGCTCACCGACGGCTACCACCTGGTCGTCGACGCGCTGAAGATGAACGGCGTCGAGACCGTCTACGGGGTGGTCGGCATCCCGGTCACGGACCTGGCCCGCCTCGCGCAGGCCGAGGGCATCCGCTACATCGGCTTCCGCCACGAGTCCAACGCCGGGCACGCCGCCGCGATCGCCGGCTACCTCACCCAGAAGCCGGGCATCGCCCTGACCGTCTCCGCGCCGGGCTTCCTCAACGGGCTCGTCGCGCTGGCCAACGCCACCACCAACTGCTTCCCGATGGTGCAGATATCCGGCTCCAGCGAGCGCCACCTCGTCGACCTCAAGCAGGGCGACTACGAGGAGATGGACCAACTCGCCGCCGCCCAGCCCTTCGTGAAGGCCGCCTACCGCGTCAGCCGCGTCGAGGACATCGGCCGCGGCATCGCCCGCGCCCTGCGCACCGCCGTGTCCGGACGCCCCGGCGGCGTCTACCTCGACATCCCGGCCGCCGTGCTCGGCTCCGTCATGGACAAGGAGGCCGGCGCCGGGACGCTCAGCCGCCTCGTCGACCCGGCACCGCGCCAGCTCCCGGCCCCCGAAGCCGTGGACCGCGCCATCGACCTGCTCGCGAACGCCGAACGCCCGCTGGTCGTGCTCGGCAAGGGCGCCGCCTACGCGCAGGCCGACGACAAGGTCCGCACCTTCATCGAGTCCACGGGCATCCCGTACGTACCGATGTCGATGGCCAAGGGCCTGCTGCCCGACGACCACCCGCAGTCCGTGGCCACCGCCCGCTCCCTGGCACTGAAGAAGGCCGACGTCGTCATGCTCGTCGGCGCCCGCCTCAACTGGCTGCTCAACCACGGCGAACGCGGCTGGAACCCCGACGCCAAGTTCATCCAGATCGACATCGAGGCGAAGGAGATGGACAGCAACCAGCCGATCTCCGCGCCCCTCGTCGGCGACATCGAGTCCGTCCTCGACCAGCTCGCCGACCGCACCAAGCCCGGCCAGATCGCGGCCCCCGCCGCCTGGCGCGAGGAACTGGCCGCGCGCTCCGCGCAGAACGTCGCCAAGATGGCGAAGCGCCTGGAGGCCGACCCGCACCCGATGCAGTTCATGGGCGCGCTCAAGGCCGTACGCGACGTCGTGCACCAGCACCCGGACACGTACATCGTCAACGAGGGCGCCAACACCCTCGACATCGCGCGCAACGTCATCGACATGCACCACCCGCGCCGCCGTCTCGACAGCGGCACGTGGGGCGTCATGGGCATCGGCATGGGCTACGCGATCGCGGCCGCCGTCGAGAGCGGCGGCGCGCCCGTCGTCGCCATCGAGGGCGACAGCGCCTTCGGCTTCAGCGGCATGGAGATCGAGACGATCTGCCGCTACCACCTGCCCGTCATCACCGTGATCATGAACAACGGCGGTGTGTACCGCGGCGACGAGGTCATCGGCGAGGGCCCCGCCCCCACGACCCTGATGAGCGCCGCCCGCCACGACCGGATGATCGAGGCGTTCGGCGGCACGGGCTACCGCGCCACCACCCCCGCCGAGGTCACCGCCGCCCTCTCCGAGGCCATCGCCGCCGGCGGCCCGGCCCTCATCGACTGCGTGATCGACCCGTCGGCCGGCACCGAGAGCGGCCACATCGCGCACCTCAACCCCAAGGGCATCACCGCCGGCAACTTCACGCCCGCCGCGAAGTGA
- the frc gene encoding formyl-CoA transferase, with translation MSELPLAGIKVIDFTGVQAGPACTQMLAWFGADVLKVERTTGGDVTRNQLRDDPDLDALYFTMLNSNKRSLAINTKTPEGKEVLEKLIRGADVMVENFAPGALDRMGFSWERIQELNPRLIFGSVKGFNEWSSWNDLKTYENVAQCAGGAASTTGFWDGPPTISGAALGDSNTGMHLAIGILTAIIDRDKTGKGQKVSVSMQDAVLNLCRVKLRDQQRLEKVGHLEEYPQYPNGEFTDVVPRGGNAGGGGQPGWVLKCKGWEDDPNAYIYFTLQEQNWKRTAEAIGHPEWADDPAYATARARQSHIFEIFAEIEKWLADKTKYEAVDILRKWEVPCAPVMSMKEIAYDKDLRAAGTVVEVEQKGRGTFLTVGSPVKFSSFKPEITGAPLLGEHSSEVLVDLGYDEEAIGHLKESGVIA, from the coding sequence ATGAGTGAATTGCCGCTCGCCGGTATCAAGGTGATCGACTTCACCGGTGTCCAGGCCGGCCCCGCCTGCACCCAGATGCTCGCCTGGTTCGGCGCCGACGTCCTCAAGGTCGAGCGCACCACCGGTGGCGACGTCACCCGCAACCAATTGCGGGACGACCCCGACCTGGACGCGCTCTACTTCACGATGCTCAACAGCAACAAGCGCTCCCTGGCCATCAACACCAAGACCCCCGAGGGCAAGGAGGTCCTGGAGAAGCTCATCCGCGGCGCCGACGTCATGGTCGAGAACTTCGCGCCGGGCGCCCTCGACCGCATGGGATTCTCCTGGGAACGCATCCAGGAGCTCAACCCGCGGCTGATCTTCGGCTCGGTCAAGGGCTTCAACGAGTGGTCCTCCTGGAACGACCTCAAGACGTACGAGAACGTCGCCCAGTGCGCGGGCGGCGCCGCCTCCACCACCGGCTTCTGGGACGGCCCGCCCACCATCTCCGGCGCGGCCCTCGGCGACTCCAACACCGGGATGCACCTGGCCATCGGCATCCTCACCGCGATCATCGACCGCGACAAGACGGGCAAGGGCCAGAAGGTCTCCGTCTCCATGCAGGACGCCGTCCTCAACCTGTGCCGGGTCAAGCTCCGCGACCAGCAGCGCCTGGAGAAGGTCGGCCACCTGGAGGAGTACCCCCAGTACCCCAACGGCGAGTTCACCGACGTCGTCCCCCGCGGCGGCAACGCGGGCGGCGGCGGCCAGCCCGGCTGGGTCCTCAAGTGCAAGGGCTGGGAGGACGACCCGAACGCCTACATCTACTTCACGCTCCAGGAACAGAACTGGAAGCGCACCGCCGAGGCCATCGGCCACCCGGAGTGGGCCGACGACCCGGCCTACGCCACGGCACGCGCCCGTCAGTCGCACATCTTCGAGATCTTCGCGGAGATCGAGAAGTGGCTCGCGGACAAGACGAAGTACGAGGCGGTCGACATCCTGCGCAAGTGGGAGGTGCCCTGCGCTCCCGTGATGAGCATGAAGGAGATCGCCTACGACAAGGATCTGCGCGCCGCCGGCACGGTCGTCGAGGTCGAGCAGAAGGGCCGCGGCACCTTCCTCACCGTCGGCAGCCCGGTGAAGTTCTCCTCGTTCAAGCCGGAGATCACCGGAGCCCCGCTGCTCGGGGAGCACAGCTCCGAGGTACTGGTCGACCTGGGGTACGACGAGGAGGCCATCGGCCACCTCAAGGAGTCGGGCGTCATCGCCTGA
- a CDS encoding PAS domain S-box protein has protein sequence MAHLDPEIVLGTAAQAPDGIMIIDSAGLIRYWNQGAERIFGFSADEVDGRSLDVIIPEKHRARHWDGFAEAMARGSSKYGDADLLNVPALASDGRRLSIEFSVVLVTGSDGSAYCGAVVRDVTARRERERELMRRRAEASSGV, from the coding sequence ATGGCACACCTGGACCCCGAGATAGTGCTGGGCACCGCCGCCCAGGCACCCGACGGCATCATGATCATCGATAGTGCGGGGCTGATCCGGTACTGGAACCAGGGGGCCGAGCGGATCTTCGGCTTCAGTGCGGACGAGGTGGACGGCCGCAGCCTGGACGTGATCATTCCGGAGAAGCACCGCGCACGGCACTGGGACGGTTTCGCGGAGGCGATGGCGCGCGGTTCCAGCAAGTACGGCGACGCCGATCTGCTGAACGTGCCCGCGCTCGCCTCGGACGGCCGGCGCCTGTCGATCGAGTTCAGCGTGGTCCTGGTGACGGGGTCCGACGGCAGCGCGTACTGCGGCGCCGTCGTGCGGGACGTCACCGCGCGGCGCGAGCGCGAGCGGGAGTTGATGCGGCGGCGGGCCGAGGCCTCGTCGGGCGTCTGA